GCATTAGAAAATATCTTAAGCACCTTTCCCAATTCTTCATAAATCAGAGAATTCTGGATGGCGTTCAAGTAATAAACTTTTTTTAATTTTTTAAAAATGAAGGATGGAATATGAGTACAGTCCTTCTTAATTTCATTCAGCCTGGAATAAACAACAGCCGCGATACCATTTTCTCTTGCCTTTCGTAAGAAACCTTCCCAATCCAGGCTTCTTCTCTGTATTTCAATTATTTTATTCCTGTTCTTGCGGTCAGTATCTTTTCGACAGCAGTAGAGCATTAGTCGGTCTTCCTCTCTCCAGCTCATTTATTTTTTCCGTCTAAATTGATTTTTCGTTTTTCCTTATTAGCTAATGCTTTCCGTTTCTCAGGATTGAATATACTCTCGATAAGCCTTAAAGAGTATTTCTAATTATTGAAATACTTCTTAATCTTACTAAAAAATGGATAAGTCCACTGGCTAAAGGGAGATACTCCCGCAAAGAGCAGACCTTTTATCTGGTAAAGTTTTGTATCCAGTCTTTTTTTCCGCCCCTTTCTTTCGACTGCTACTACCTTACCTAATACATTTTGCATCTCAACCTTTTCAGGAGAGCTAAACGTAGCATCCCCTTTAATAAGCATTGTGATTCTATTATCTTTATCTTTTTTATACTTTTTAATAACTCGATGAACTATAACCTTATTCTCGGTTGTTATACAGAACACCACGTCTCCTGTTTTAATCGAGGAGTTTTCGATTGGGCTAACTACAATAATATCTCCGTCCCGAATAAAGGGACGCATGCTCCAGCCTTTTGCCTGGAAACGAATTGATTTGCCTTTTTTAAAGATGTCTTTGCTTAATTCTAATAAATCGGCATCTCTTAAATGAGCGATCTTTCTCACTTATTTATATATTTTTTACAAAATCCACTATTTTCCTGTCTGGTTCAAAGCTGAATTCGTAGCACGGGACCTTATTTACCATGCGATGGCACAAGCCCATTGTATACTCCATTCCTTTTTTATCCCAGATTGGAGGAAAACAGCGAGTTAAAAGCATTAAAACGGCCTCGGTACTATTTTTGGGAACCGCCGAGTTCTTTTTTCCATGACGTAAAAAGAATAATTTGCGAATCGGAAGCCCTTTTGATGATACTTCCTTGAAATCGCCAGGCCATGGTGTCCCATACATCAAGAGCTCTCCATTTTTTTCCCTTACAATGATTCTATCATCATTAAGGACTGTAGCCTGATTTTCAGACCACAATCTGGCGATTGTTGACTTACCATGACCTGAATTACCCAAAAAAAGATAACCATAACCCCTGTCATCAATCCCGCAGGCATGGAGCATTACTCCTTTACAACGGGATAGGAGGAGTATCATCAAAATCTGATTTAAAGGATATCCTAATGGATCGAGTAATAAATTTTTAAAGAGCTTATCATTAATATAAATGTCGCCAGATTTAAGATCCGATTCTAAAATCACGAGTTGATTAGGAGGTGGATCAGAATCAAAGGAAGAATCTTGCAAGACATATTTTCCCTGCTCGCGGAAAAGGGACCACGTGCTGCCGGAATCAAATATCTTTTTTCCCTTGCTCCTTTGAGGAAAGCTGTCCTGATGCACAAGAAGCTTTGTTTCAGGTCTAATCTCTGTTATGAACTCATAATCTATATCTTCAACTCCAGATTCAGATAGGTTTTGATCGAAGAGAAAAGATAAGCCAATACCAGCTATACCTATCGTAAATTCTAT
The Nitrospinota bacterium genome window above contains:
- a CDS encoding signal peptidase I gives rise to the protein MRKIAHLRDADLLELSKDIFKKGKSIRFQAKGWSMRPFIRDGDIIVVSPIENSSIKTGDVVFCITTENKVIVHRVIKKYKKDKDNRITMLIKGDATFSSPEKVEMQNVLGKVVAVERKGRKKRLDTKLYQIKGLLFAGVSPFSQWTYPFFSKIKKYFNN